Proteins found in one Desulfobacterales bacterium genomic segment:
- a CDS encoding nitrilase-related carbon-nitrogen hydrolase has protein sequence MKDLRIAAVILNCPMGRIADNLDRMAGWVEAAQKEGAQLVCFPEMNITGYSTRANIQKVAERVPGPISESVAAMAQEFDIAVLAGLAEADLAGRVFASHLVATTQGIVGVYRKVHIAPPEQQIFTAGDTIPLFDINGFKLGIQLCYDVHFPELATRMALDGADALFMPHASPRGTPVEKFDSWMRHLSARAFDNGLYVIACNQTGDNQNELKFPGLAIALDPAGHILKKDTGGTENMIVADLKAEEIANVRGHRMRYFLPNRRPDLY, from the coding sequence ATGAAGGATTTACGCATTGCTGCTGTTATATTGAATTGCCCGATGGGTCGAATTGCCGATAATCTGGATCGCATGGCCGGGTGGGTTGAAGCCGCCCAAAAAGAGGGCGCGCAATTGGTTTGTTTCCCCGAGATGAACATTACCGGGTACAGCACCCGCGCCAATATACAAAAGGTAGCCGAGCGCGTGCCGGGGCCCATCAGTGAGTCGGTAGCGGCAATGGCACAAGAATTTGATATCGCCGTTCTGGCCGGATTAGCCGAGGCCGACCTTGCCGGCCGCGTGTTTGCCAGTCACCTGGTAGCCACCACCCAGGGCATCGTTGGCGTATACCGCAAAGTCCATATCGCCCCTCCCGAACAGCAAATTTTCACGGCAGGCGATACCATCCCGCTGTTTGACATCAACGGGTTCAAACTGGGTATCCAACTCTGCTATGATGTCCATTTTCCCGAACTTGCCACACGCATGGCCCTTGACGGGGCCGATGCGCTCTTTATGCCGCACGCCTCTCCGCGGGGCACACCCGTTGAAAAATTTGATTCCTGGATGCGGCACCTTTCCGCGCGCGCCTTTGACAACGGTCTATACGTGATTGCCTGTAATCAGACCGGCGACAATCAAAACGAGCTCAAGTTTCCCGGTCTGGCGATCGCGCTGGATCCGGCCGGCCACATCCTCAAAAAAGATACCGGCGGCACCGAAAATATGATTGTCGCTGACCTTAAGGCCGAGGAGATAGCAAACGTCAGGGGCCACCGCATGCGCTATTTTCTGCCCAATCGCCGACCGGATCTCTATTGA
- a CDS encoding secondary thiamine-phosphate synthase enzyme YjbQ: MILSVKTSTRTELIDITSQIAKAVNKSGIRDGLCMLYVPHTTGAVTINESADPSVRGDIMMVLNQIVPWEANYKHMEGNSPAHVKATLVGASELIAIENGALVLGTWQGIFFCEFDGPRTRKIHVHIMDAKFQS, from the coding sequence ATGATTTTAAGCGTGAAAACCTCAACGCGCACCGAGTTGATTGATATTACATCCCAGATTGCAAAAGCGGTTAACAAATCCGGCATTCGCGACGGCCTGTGCATGCTGTACGTGCCTCACACCACCGGCGCGGTGACCATCAATGAGAGCGCCGATCCAAGCGTGCGCGGTGATATTATGATGGTCTTAAACCAGATCGTTCCCTGGGAAGCCAATTATAAACACATGGAAGGCAACTCGCCGGCGCATGTGAAAGCAACACTGGTCGGTGCATCTGAGTTGATCGCCATTGAAAACGGCGCTCTGGTGCTCGGCACCTGGCAGGGAATTTTTTTCTGTGAATTTGACGGGCCGCGAACGCGCAAGATCCATGTGCACATAATGGATGCAAAATTCCAATCCTAA
- a CDS encoding FAD/NAD(P)-binding protein — translation MLNPYLPYPVRIDNISVETEDKNLKTFRFVFLNPEDEEKFSYRAGQFAELSVTGKGEIPIGIASSPTEKGYVMFTVNKVGLVSSYLHAMKEGDIMGIRGPLGNWYPWEQMEGKNVLLIGGGFAFTTLRSSIVYMLDPANRSKFKDIHVIYGARTPGMLMYWDELIEWEKRDDINMHITVDGTDDPNWKYNTGFTPTITEQKAPPGGEDTYAIVCGPPIMIKFTQPVLDKIGYTDDRIIMSLENRMKCGIGMCGRCNIGKEFVCKDGPVFTLEEINKTPREY, via the coding sequence GTGTTAAATCCATATCTACCTTATCCGGTTCGCATTGATAACATCAGTGTTGAAACCGAAGATAAAAATTTGAAAACGTTTAGATTTGTTTTCTTGAATCCGGAAGATGAAGAAAAATTCAGCTACCGCGCCGGTCAGTTTGCCGAACTGTCTGTGACCGGCAAAGGCGAAATACCGATCGGAATTGCCTCATCGCCGACGGAAAAAGGCTACGTTATGTTTACCGTCAACAAGGTGGGGCTGGTATCGTCATATCTGCACGCCATGAAAGAAGGCGATATCATGGGTATTCGCGGTCCCCTGGGCAACTGGTATCCATGGGAGCAAATGGAGGGTAAAAACGTATTGCTGATCGGCGGCGGATTTGCTTTCACCACCCTGCGTTCATCGATCGTTTACATGCTGGATCCGGCCAACAGATCTAAATTTAAGGATATTCATGTTATCTATGGTGCTCGCACACCGGGCATGTTGATGTACTGGGATGAGCTGATTGAGTGGGAAAAAAGAGATGACATCAACATGCACATTACCGTCGACGGCACCGATGATCCCAACTGGAAATACAACACCGGTTTTACGCCGACCATCACCGAGCAAAAAGCGCCCCCGGGCGGCGAAGACACATATGCCATCGTGTGCGGCCCGCCCATCATGATAAAGTTTACCCAGCCGGTGTTGGATAAAATCGGTTATACGGATGATCGCATTATCATGTCACTTGAAAATCGCATGAAATGCGGTATCGGCATGTGCGGCCGCTGCAATATCGGCAAGGAATTCGTTTGTAAAGACGGGCCTGTTTTTACCCTTGAAGAAATCAACAAAACCCCCCGGGAGTATTAA
- a CDS encoding CoB--CoM heterodisulfide reductase iron-sulfur subunit A family protein, with amino-acid sequence MPKEVIGSAMVVGGGISGMQAALDLADSGYYVYLVEKDSSIGGVMSQLDKTFPTNDCAMUIISPKLVEVGRHLNIELKTLSEVKNIKGSAGNFEVELIRQPRYIDESLCIACGACAEKCPKKVVDPYNAGIVKRKSAYVQYPQAVPLKYCIDGDSCIYIQKKKCGACKKICPTDAVDFDQKPQTETLQVGSVVLAPGFAPFDPSKFDNYQYSKLPNVMTSLEFERILSASGPTMGHVTRQSKDKAEPKKIAWFQCVGSRDMNKCDHSYCSSVCCMYAIKEAVIAKEHVGDDLDCAVFYMDIRTPGKDFERFYDNAREKHGIRFIRSRVHSVDPVLGTDDLVIRYVTESGEMISENFDLIVLSIGMETSPEVIELAKKLKIDLTESNFCQTSSFEPVATSRRGIYVCGAFQGPKDIPQSVVDSSAAASAAGEILSSARNTLIKSKEVVPEVNVVNERPRIGVFVCHCGINIAGVVDVPAVAEYAATLPYVEFATDNLYSCSQDTQDTMAKIIAEKGLNRVVVAACTPKTHEPLFQETLINAGLNKYLFEMANIRNQDSWVHKNNPELATKKAKDLIRMAVHKVALMAPLKEAELEINQTAMVVGGGISGMAAARSLARQGYQTHIIEKDTQLGGQARKIYRTASGDSVPEKLAGLIDEVQKNKNIHVHLETEIKQVEGFVGNFETTLAVNGNEKILDHGVALMATGGKPYQPEEYNYGKDPRILTSLELDQKFIKDDAALKGLNTAVFIQCVGSREPQRPYCSRVCCTHSVDNALELKKLNPEMDVFVMYRDLRTYGERETLYKQAREAGVIFIRFSVDNKPEVVSEGDKLFVRVIDHVIGRPVEIETDLISLASAILPNDANDLATFFKVPLNEDGFFVERHAKLGPVEFATDGVFLCGMAHYPKPIDESIAQGQAAASRAVALLARETIFTSGTIAETDPTLCSECGVCVSVCPYSAPSFTEEGPFAGRAQVNPVLCKGCGLCVASCRSGAIHLKGFDNDQIFAQIFALSKAV; translated from the coding sequence ATGCCAAAAGAAGTAATCGGATCAGCAATGGTGGTCGGAGGCGGTATTTCCGGAATGCAGGCGGCGCTGGACCTGGCGGATTCAGGCTACTATGTCTATCTGGTCGAGAAGGACTCATCCATCGGCGGTGTGATGTCGCAGCTGGACAAAACCTTTCCCACCAATGATTGTGCCATGTGAATTATTTCACCCAAACTGGTCGAGGTCGGCCGGCACCTGAATATAGAGCTTAAAACCCTCAGTGAAGTTAAAAACATCAAAGGCAGCGCAGGCAACTTTGAGGTCGAACTGATTCGGCAACCGCGCTATATCGATGAATCTTTGTGTATTGCCTGCGGCGCCTGCGCAGAAAAATGCCCCAAAAAGGTAGTGGATCCCTACAACGCCGGGATTGTTAAACGCAAATCCGCCTACGTGCAATATCCCCAAGCGGTTCCGTTGAAATATTGCATCGACGGAGACAGCTGTATTTACATCCAAAAAAAGAAATGCGGCGCCTGCAAAAAAATCTGCCCCACCGATGCGGTCGATTTTGACCAAAAGCCCCAGACCGAAACCCTGCAAGTGGGCTCGGTAGTGCTGGCACCGGGGTTTGCGCCATTTGATCCGTCTAAATTTGATAACTACCAGTATTCCAAACTGCCCAATGTGATGACCTCGCTGGAATTCGAGCGCATCCTGTCCGCATCCGGACCGACCATGGGGCATGTGACCCGGCAGTCCAAAGACAAAGCCGAACCCAAAAAAATTGCCTGGTTCCAGTGCGTGGGCTCCCGGGACATGAACAAATGCGACCATTCATACTGCTCTTCGGTATGCTGCATGTATGCCATCAAGGAAGCGGTCATCGCCAAAGAGCATGTTGGTGATGATTTGGATTGTGCGGTCTTTTACATGGACATTCGCACGCCGGGAAAAGATTTTGAGCGCTTTTACGACAACGCCCGTGAAAAGCACGGCATTCGTTTTATTCGCAGCCGGGTGCACTCGGTGGATCCAGTTTTGGGAACCGATGATTTGGTCATCCGCTATGTGACCGAAAGCGGCGAGATGATCAGCGAAAATTTTGATCTGATCGTGCTGTCAATCGGGATGGAAACCTCACCTGAGGTCATCGAACTTGCCAAGAAACTCAAAATCGATCTGACTGAGAGCAATTTTTGCCAGACCTCCAGCTTTGAGCCTGTGGCGACTTCCAGAAGAGGGATTTATGTCTGCGGCGCCTTCCAGGGGCCCAAAGATATTCCCCAATCAGTGGTGGATTCCAGCGCAGCCGCCAGTGCCGCCGGCGAAATTCTCAGCTCGGCCCGCAATACGCTGATCAAAAGCAAAGAAGTAGTGCCCGAGGTCAATGTGGTCAATGAGCGTCCCCGCATCGGCGTATTTGTCTGCCATTGCGGTATCAATATTGCCGGGGTGGTGGATGTGCCGGCTGTGGCCGAATACGCCGCAACCCTGCCCTATGTTGAATTTGCAACCGACAATTTATATTCCTGCTCCCAGGACACCCAGGATACCATGGCCAAAATCATCGCGGAAAAGGGCCTCAACCGGGTGGTGGTGGCGGCCTGTACGCCCAAAACCCATGAGCCGCTGTTTCAGGAAACATTGATCAACGCTGGCTTAAATAAATATCTGTTTGAAATGGCCAATATCCGTAACCAGGATTCCTGGGTTCATAAAAACAATCCCGAGCTGGCCACCAAAAAAGCCAAAGACCTGATCCGCATGGCGGTTCACAAAGTCGCCTTAATGGCGCCACTCAAAGAGGCGGAGCTCGAAATCAATCAAACTGCCATGGTCGTCGGCGGCGGCATCTCCGGGATGGCAGCCGCCAGAAGTCTTGCGCGTCAGGGGTATCAAACCCACATCATTGAAAAAGACACCCAACTGGGCGGTCAGGCCCGCAAGATTTACCGCACCGCATCCGGCGACAGCGTACCGGAAAAACTGGCCGGGCTGATCGATGAGGTCCAGAAAAATAAAAACATTCACGTTCACCTTGAGACCGAAATCAAACAGGTGGAAGGGTTTGTGGGCAATTTCGAAACCACCCTGGCGGTCAACGGTAACGAAAAGATTCTGGATCACGGCGTCGCCCTGATGGCCACCGGCGGCAAACCCTATCAGCCCGAGGAATACAACTACGGCAAAGATCCGCGTATCCTCACCAGCCTGGAGCTGGATCAAAAATTCATCAAAGATGATGCGGCCCTGAAGGGTTTGAATACGGCCGTATTCATTCAGTGCGTGGGCTCCCGCGAACCGCAGCGGCCGTATTGCTCGCGAGTGTGCTGTACGCATTCGGTTGACAATGCCCTGGAGCTCAAAAAACTCAACCCGGAAATGGATGTGTTTGTCATGTACCGCGACCTGCGGACTTATGGTGAGCGCGAAACGCTGTACAAACAGGCGCGTGAAGCCGGCGTGATTTTTATCCGCTTCAGTGTGGACAATAAGCCCGAAGTCGTCAGCGAGGGGGACAAACTGTTTGTGCGGGTCATCGACCATGTCATTGGGCGACCGGTTGAGATTGAAACCGATCTGATCAGCCTGGCGAGCGCCATTTTACCCAACGATGCGAATGATCTGGCCACCTTTTTCAAAGTGCCCTTAAACGAGGACGGATTTTTTGTCGAACGCCATGCCAAACTGGGGCCGGTTGAATTTGCCACCGACGGCGTATTTTTATGCGGCATGGCGCATTATCCCAAGCCCATCGATGAATCCATCGCCCAGGGTCAGGCGGCCGCCTCCCGCGCTGTAGCACTGCTGGCTCGCGAGACGATTTTTACCAGCGGCACCATCGCAGAAACGGATCCGACGCTGTGCAGTGAGTGCGGGGTGTGTGTCTCGGTTTGCCCCTATTCAGCGCCCTCCTTTACCGAAGAGGGGCCTTTTGCCGGCCGCGCCCAGGTCAATCCGGTGCTCTGCAAGGGATGCGGGCTGTGTGTCGCGTCGTGCCGTTCCGGAGCCATTCATCTGAAAGGCTTTGACAACGACCAGATTTTTGCCCAGATTTTTGCATTAAGTAAGGCAGTATGA
- a CDS encoding AsnC family transcriptional regulator, which translates to MNSPAEVNIDDVDRAILNRIQSDFPLTPRPYRTIGQELEISEDDVLKRVRRLKDAGIIRRIGGNFTPPALGFVSTLCAAKVPPDKIKQFARVVNRYPGVTHNYRRENSFNVWFTFIAPSMDEIEANLKQIAAETGVTDILNLPATDVFKIKAEFKI; encoded by the coding sequence ATGAACAGTCCTGCTGAAGTGAACATCGATGATGTCGACCGCGCAATTTTAAACCGGATTCAGTCCGATTTCCCCCTGACCCCCCGGCCTTACCGCACCATCGGCCAGGAGCTGGAAATATCGGAGGATGACGTTTTAAAGCGCGTCCGACGGTTGAAAGACGCTGGGATTATCCGTCGAATCGGCGGCAATTTCACGCCGCCCGCGTTGGGATTTGTCAGTACCCTGTGCGCTGCCAAAGTGCCGCCCGATAAAATCAAGCAATTTGCCCGAGTCGTAAACCGTTATCCGGGGGTTACCCACAACTATCGTCGCGAAAATTCGTTTAATGTCTGGTTTACGTTTATTGCCCCCAGCATGGATGAAATAGAAGCCAACCTGAAACAAATCGCAGCGGAAACCGGTGTTACCGATATCCTTAATCTACCGGCAACTGATGTGTTTAAGATTAAAGCGGAGTTTAAAATATAG
- a CDS encoding 4Fe-4S dicluster domain-containing protein has protein sequence MLSYIDKIKEISKRLLEEGQVEMIIGFRKGTISMMNEPHFARSPEAVKHFVWDSNCGINLCNYLTNRTEKIGILAKGCDSRNIVTHIIENKIKRDQVVIIGVPCKGMIDRRKMSAMFEQEIDDVTEDEHNITVKGAGFEKILNKKDVLQQNCLVCNHRNPVIYDELVADLVDEQTDVDRYADVREIEALSTQEKAAYFEKLLEPCIRCYACRNACPLCYCPTCFTDESRPQWVGKGQDATDVSTFHFLRAYHCAGRCTDCGACERSCPVGINMRVFTKKLEKDCLELFGWEAGLDPDVRPPLDTYKPGDPDDFIK, from the coding sequence ATGTTAAGCTACATTGATAAAATCAAGGAAATCTCCAAACGGCTCTTGGAAGAAGGCCAGGTGGAAATGATCATCGGGTTCCGCAAAGGAACCATCTCGATGATGAATGAGCCCCATTTTGCCAGATCCCCTGAAGCGGTTAAACACTTCGTCTGGGACAGCAATTGCGGTATTAATCTGTGCAATTATCTGACAAACCGCACCGAGAAAATCGGCATTCTGGCTAAAGGATGCGATTCCCGCAATATCGTGACCCATATCATTGAAAACAAAATCAAACGAGACCAGGTCGTCATTATCGGTGTCCCCTGCAAAGGGATGATCGATCGACGCAAAATGTCCGCTATGTTCGAGCAAGAGATTGATGACGTCACCGAAGATGAACATAATATTACCGTCAAAGGCGCGGGATTTGAAAAAATATTGAACAAAAAAGATGTGCTCCAGCAAAATTGCTTGGTGTGCAATCACCGCAATCCGGTTATTTATGATGAACTGGTCGCCGATTTGGTCGACGAGCAGACCGACGTAGACCGTTATGCAGATGTGCGCGAAATTGAAGCCCTGTCAACACAGGAAAAAGCGGCCTACTTTGAAAAATTGCTGGAACCCTGCATCCGGTGTTACGCCTGCCGCAATGCTTGCCCGCTGTGCTATTGCCCAACCTGTTTTACCGATGAATCCCGACCGCAATGGGTGGGCAAGGGCCAGGACGCCACGGATGTGAGCACATTTCATTTTTTAAGGGCTTACCATTGCGCCGGCCGCTGCACCGATTGTGGCGCCTGTGAGCGCTCGTGCCCGGTGGGCATCAACATGCGTGTTTTTACCAAAAAGCTTGAAAAGGATTGTCTGGAGCTGTTTGGCTGGGAAGCGGGTCTGGACCCGGATGTACGTCCGCCTCTGGACACCTATAAACCCGGCGATCCGGATGATTTTATTAAATAA
- a CDS encoding hydrogenase iron-sulfur subunit, giving the protein MSDWEPKIVAFLCNWCSYGAADLAGVGRMEYPSNIRVVRIPCTGRMDPKFFMAALREGADGVWVSGUHPGECHYLEGNYYARRKFALFQNLMEHMGIEPGRLQFSWVSSAESTKFVQVVTEVTQAIKELGPNKTLVKSMPEVA; this is encoded by the coding sequence ATGTCTGATTGGGAACCCAAAATAGTTGCCTTTTTGTGCAACTGGTGCAGCTATGGTGCTGCCGACCTGGCCGGAGTTGGGCGAATGGAATATCCATCCAACATCCGCGTGGTTCGCATCCCCTGCACCGGCAGAATGGATCCTAAGTTTTTTATGGCCGCCTTGCGTGAGGGCGCGGACGGCGTCTGGGTATCCGGGTGACATCCCGGCGAATGCCATTACCTGGAAGGTAATTACTACGCCCGACGCAAGTTTGCCCTGTTTCAAAATCTGATGGAGCATATGGGAATTGAACCCGGCCGCCTGCAGTTTTCCTGGGTCTCCTCGGCAGAATCCACCAAATTTGTCCAGGTGGTCACCGAAGTCACCCAGGCCATCAAAGAACTGGGACCGAATAAAACATTAGTCAAATCCATGCCAGAGGTTGCTTAA
- a CDS encoding cytochrome c3 family protein has protein sequence MRIQVLLTCALIMLFCCFAAVALAQEDMVVIDNSVFEDPQRPPAVFKHDDHNELAQIEECNECHHVYEDGKRLEDESSEDQRCADCHELQDVGSKPGLVKAFHTNCKNCHREQKRGPLMCGQCHVRD, from the coding sequence ATGCGGATTCAGGTTTTATTAACGTGCGCGCTAATTATGCTGTTTTGTTGCTTTGCGGCCGTCGCCTTGGCCCAGGAAGATATGGTTGTAATTGACAACTCGGTTTTTGAAGACCCACAACGCCCGCCGGCTGTTTTCAAGCATGACGATCATAATGAATTGGCCCAGATCGAAGAATGCAATGAATGCCACCATGTCTATGAGGACGGCAAACGCCTGGAGGATGAATCTTCCGAGGATCAGCGCTGCGCGGATTGCCATGAACTGCAGGATGTCGGTTCCAAACCTGGTCTGGTCAAGGCTTTTCATACCAACTGCAAAAACTGTCATCGTGAGCAAAAGCGGGGGCCGTTGATGTGTGGGCAGTGTCATGTTAGGGATTAG
- the miaA gene encoding tRNA (adenosine(37)-N6)-dimethylallyltransferase MiaA: MNPTTTKPKIIIICGPTGIGKTSVAIRLAQHFKGHIIGADSMQIYKYMDIGTAKPTADEQARVTHHMVDIIAPDEPFDAARYTERARQIIAELCEQHILPFVVGGTGLYIKALIYGLFEDDASDPQIRAKLKAEADSQGIDALYQRLSRMDPGTARRLHPNDTYRILRALEVVQATGKPISRHHREHAFAEQPFETLKIGLKMEREMLYERINQRVDAMLAAGFLSEVKDLLKKGYGADLKAMQSIGYRHMVDTIQGRLTPEECARALKRDHRRYAKRQMTWFNADADIVWVAPERIEEMIQLVDRFIGVVKRVKPNLKRSI; encoded by the coding sequence ATGAATCCTACTACCACCAAGCCCAAAATCATCATCATCTGCGGGCCCACCGGTATCGGCAAAACGAGCGTTGCCATCCGGTTGGCGCAGCACTTCAAGGGCCACATCATCGGCGCAGATTCCATGCAGATCTACAAATACATGGATATCGGTACCGCCAAACCCACGGCTGACGAGCAGGCGCGCGTAACTCACCATATGGTGGACATCATTGCCCCGGATGAGCCCTTTGATGCGGCCCGCTACACCGAACGTGCCCGCCAAATTATTGCCGAGCTTTGCGAACAGCACATCCTGCCTTTTGTGGTCGGGGGAACCGGCCTGTATATCAAGGCATTGATCTACGGCCTGTTTGAGGACGATGCTTCTGATCCGCAAATTCGCGCCAAACTGAAAGCGGAAGCTGACAGCCAGGGTATTGACGCGCTATACCAGCGCCTGAGCCGCATGGATCCTGGAACCGCCCGGCGCCTGCATCCCAATGACACCTACCGCATCCTGCGGGCCCTTGAGGTTGTGCAAGCCACCGGCAAACCCATATCGCGGCACCACCGGGAGCATGCTTTTGCAGAACAACCGTTTGAAACTTTAAAAATTGGCCTGAAGATGGAGCGTGAAATGTTGTATGAGCGCATCAATCAGAGGGTTGATGCCATGCTGGCAGCCGGTTTTCTGTCTGAGGTAAAAGACTTGCTCAAAAAAGGGTACGGCGCCGACCTTAAAGCCATGCAATCCATTGGCTATCGTCACATGGTGGACACCATCCAGGGCCGGCTAACGCCGGAAGAGTGCGCGCGCGCCCTCAAACGTGATCATCGGCGCTACGCCAAGCGCCAGATGACCTGGTTCAACGCGGATGCCGACATTGTCTGGGTTGCGCCAGAGCGGATCGAAGAGATGATTCAGTTGGTGGATAGATTTATCGGTGTAGTCAAAAGAGTAAAACCTAATTTGAAACGCTCAATTTAG
- a CDS encoding 4Fe-4S dicluster domain-containing protein yields MTIVKIDKENWEGGIKKLFEAYRLFGPVKEADFHNFKQLEAGQLPDLSCLNTRLSPKSIIYPQTEVMFEYSLDENDEDHHILKEVDKNYSPQAVIGIRPCDAKAFELVRLNFDTNDYKDPYWLNAYEATTLVGLACESPCTTCFCTTAGCGPYHEEALDVLLIDNGDQYWAKVLSDKGEAFLAAAGWTEAVDEQPAVKEIEAKKKAAEEKISAFVKTDNLRQIDTNELYAAKFWEEVSFSCINCGTCTYVCPTCWCFDIQDENRGSRGCRIRNWDSCMYPLFTLHGSGHNPRGTQLHRVRQRFMHKLKYYVDKYNAGIQCVGCGRCIRLCPVNIDIRRVCGYMNSHVASADACEV; encoded by the coding sequence ATGACAATCGTTAAGATAGACAAGGAGAACTGGGAAGGCGGTATCAAAAAATTATTTGAGGCGTATCGTCTGTTCGGTCCGGTCAAGGAGGCGGATTTCCACAATTTTAAGCAGCTCGAAGCCGGGCAATTGCCGGATTTAAGCTGTTTAAATACGCGCCTATCACCTAAATCGATCATTTATCCCCAAACGGAAGTGATGTTTGAATATTCTCTGGATGAAAACGACGAAGACCACCACATCCTCAAGGAAGTCGATAAAAATTATTCCCCCCAAGCAGTAATCGGCATCCGCCCCTGCGACGCCAAGGCCTTTGAGCTGGTCAGGCTTAATTTTGACACAAACGATTATAAGGATCCGTATTGGCTGAATGCATACGAAGCCACCACTCTTGTGGGGTTGGCCTGTGAATCACCGTGCACCACCTGTTTTTGCACCACTGCCGGCTGCGGCCCCTATCATGAAGAAGCGTTGGATGTTCTGCTGATTGACAACGGCGACCAATACTGGGCCAAGGTTCTCAGCGACAAGGGTGAAGCCTTTCTGGCAGCGGCCGGATGGACAGAAGCGGTAGACGAGCAGCCCGCCGTAAAAGAAATTGAGGCCAAAAAGAAGGCCGCCGAAGAAAAAATATCGGCTTTTGTCAAGACTGACAACCTGCGGCAAATCGACACCAACGAATTATACGCAGCCAAATTCTGGGAGGAAGTTTCCTTTTCATGCATCAACTGCGGCACCTGCACTTATGTGTGCCCGACCTGCTGGTGTTTTGATATCCAGGATGAAAACCGCGGCAGCAGGGGTTGTCGCATTCGCAACTGGGACAGCTGCATGTACCCGCTGTTTACCCTGCATGGTTCCGGTCACAATCCCCGGGGCACACAGTTGCACCGGGTTCGTCAGCGATTTATGCATAAGCTCAAATATTATGTCGATAAATATAACGCCGGCATACAATGCGTCGGCTGCGGCCGCTGCATCCGTCTTTGCCCGGTAAATATCGACATCCGCCGCGTTTGCGGCTATATGAACAGCCACGTCGCTTCAGCAGATGCATGCGAAGTTTAA
- a CDS encoding PilZ domain-containing protein, which produces MPHENVVYLHERAAKPFINLRKFTRKPFRRATIFACQNRYYAGLTQNISKGGVFIETRNHFAEGQIITLVISRTKIEKGIMLKGQVVHLNRRGFGLKFLSLIKNGKEYQLN; this is translated from the coding sequence ATGCCCCACGAAAATGTGGTCTATCTGCATGAAAGAGCGGCAAAACCCTTCATTAATTTGAGAAAATTCACCCGCAAACCGTTTCGCCGCGCCACCATTTTTGCCTGCCAAAACCGTTATTATGCCGGCTTGACCCAAAATATCAGCAAGGGCGGTGTTTTTATTGAAACACGCAATCATTTCGCCGAAGGACAGATTATTACGCTGGTCATTTCGCGCACCAAAATCGAAAAAGGCATCATGCTCAAGGGTCAGGTGGTGCATCTGAACCGGCGGGGGTTTGGTCTGAAGTTTTTGAGCTTGATTAAGAACGGTAAAGAATACCAACTAAATTGA
- a CDS encoding TusE/DsrC/DsvC family sulfur relay protein, whose amino-acid sequence MPSVEFMGKEFTVDEDGFIDSYDNWCEEWVQWVKKEEGIEELNEEHQKVIDVLRDYYEKNGIAPMVRVLSKVTGFKLKHIYELFPSGPGKGACKMAGLPKPTGCV is encoded by the coding sequence ATGCCAAGTGTAGAATTCATGGGAAAAGAATTTACGGTCGACGAAGACGGATTCATCGATTCATATGACAACTGGTGCGAAGAGTGGGTCCAATGGGTTAAAAAAGAAGAAGGCATCGAGGAGCTGAATGAAGAGCACCAAAAAGTGATCGATGTGCTGCGCGACTACTATGAGAAAAACGGTATTGCCCCGATGGTTCGCGTGCTTTCCAAAGTCACCGGTTTCAAACTGAAACATATCTATGAATTGTTTCCATCCGGACCGGGTAAAGGCGCCTGTAAGATGGCCGGCCTTCCAAAACCCACCGGATGTGTCTAA